The genome window TGCCCTTTGTAAACAAAACCAGATCAATACGACTGTTCAGTGTCTTTCTGATGACCTTATGGACCTGACTCCTGGATGTCTTCTTCTCAAAGTCTGTTGCATACTTCTAAAGCCTTTCCTTGATATCCTGCAAGGTTGTTTGAGCAATGATATGTTCCAAAAACCAATCTGCCTCGATTTTTGTGACAATTTCAAGCTTCCATTGAGGGTCAACACCCTCCTCGCCTTCTTTGGATGAAGTGAGGTCATACAAATAATGCACAGCAATACACAAAAGAGCACCTGCAATGCTGCAGGCACTGCAACAAAAGCCATGTGTTGCAGGGAAAGCATCGCGTACAGTAAGCACTCGAAAATCATTCAGAAAAGCGACTGATCATGCACAACTAGATAAAGGGAAAATGCTCTTTGTTGCCAAATGTattgatacctttcagatgtaaCCAGTGAGAGAAAGATATGTTCATGGCACATATGTCTATCAgccattaaaatgcaagaaattacAATGATGTAATGACTTGGGCATTTCCACCAATAGCGGGAAAGCTTACAAAAAACTTGAGTGTTTGCCTATCCATGCACCTTCACCTTCTACCGAATGCTATTTAGGTGATAAAGAAAGCAATGTGTGATGACGACATGTTAAATGACGTTGTGCTTTTAAGCCAAAAACCCCCGTAGGAGGTtagagccatcagtgcacctcgtgtggactgtagccattactttaggttctttgcactgtccctcagcccctagctgcaactgctttcattccttttcctgtacctctgttcatattttctttcttccatcctactctcctaacaattgcttcatagtgcaactgtgagattttcctcctattacacctttcaaacctttctactcgcaattttcctttcatcactgaatgacctcataggtcctagtgcttggcctttggtctagattttatattctattccattaaaCTGAAAAACcagcaaaagtctctctctctctctctctctctctctctctctctctctctctctctctctgcttgttgtCAGGAAACTCTCTAGGTGTGCCATTGAGCAATCCCCCTCCCAAGGTCCTCTTGTTGTACATCAGTGAAAAGCAGCATCAGTGGGCGATACATTCCACACAAGACTAGATAGACATCTTATGGCAATTTAACATAGCTTTATTAACATTTTGGGGCTTTTCCCCATTATCACAGCTGTAAAGagataaatacatataacatataataagACCTAATCCTAGAAACACCaccatacatttataaaaaaatcaacaagacaCATAATGCTTAAAAAATTACCACCTCaagcaaagggaagaaaaagagtgacttaaacagaaagagaaatgttcactttgcaaaaattgttattgtttaccataaggagaattattgagttgtacttttataacatatgtaataagcttattctttccatggtcattttttggtggttggtCTCTttacctgtataatcttttaattgacttttcctgGCTAAcaagctgttgggcctaatcatttgtaaaacctcttaaatatttaccccaGTTTTGATAAGTGTACTAATTTTTCAACTGTGTTGGTTTCTAGGtacatatttcctttataatccccatctgtcatttatatgagctttctatcagtctgctaagtaaggacAGCACagtaagtcaaaaggcctagcaccactccattgtttcactttccttcttggtattgcctttatttatacattcatcatgttccatatttttgtgattctttttatatatataatatatacagtatatatatatatatatatatatatatatatatatatatatatatatatatatatatatatatatatatatatatatatatatatatatatatatatatatatatatatatatcgggtgtttcgaaattagagccccccccctccacagaacaaatggaaagttatgaagttttctgctatagcctatctccaagtacattattttaagtttcccattaaactattttcattttacatttcttgtattttcagactgagtgacggagttagatacagccatggctaacgactctgaggaaatcagatggattgaccgaatccaggctataaccttcagagaggccagggatgctggcacatccttcatttcacgttcctggatagctagatacattaaaagagatgaatcctttgttaaaagaaactggaacaaaaatccatgtgactgtcatcacaaaaagagtgagaatcttggaaggcctgaagtcctttctcaggaatcaaaagacatcataactgaggcagtgggtagaccaagaaagtctttccttaaattggcacttgaactggaaacaaataggggaaagaagagaagttatagtgctgtatatcgtgagttgaaaaaatctggtatcacaccatttcatgttatcagcaagcccatcACTccgcaacagagagaagaccgtgcatggttttgccGGGCGGATGACATCCTTAGTGCAGCCCTTGGGATGTCCTCAGCCTCGTTTTGGGATGCCGATCTCTTCATCcgaggtcttgttttgtggaggaattctgggacgtTTGCCGGTTTCCTCCCAGGTTCtgctgtccattaggaaggctggctttgGCCTGTCAATAGGTATCCAGTCTTCCCACCCATGGATGTTGATGCGGTAAgccttggatgttctactgacaactctgtatggtctggttaagggtgggcggtGGACATCGTTCCTCATGAAGACGCATGTACAGAttttcaggccttctgggctgaaATTATAGGTCCTGTCTGTGAAAGTCTTCCAGCAGGGCGcaaacttctttgcaatttctcttggTCTTGGAAGGGGTGTATCCGGGTCATCCGGCTCcatggggaagaattctccaggtatggCCAATCCTTCGCCACTGACTTTTTCTGCAGGAGATTCCTCGCCGTTTGCCCATGGTGcagtgcagagacccagcaggacccggGGCAGCTGTACCTTCCAATTCTCGTCAGTacaacgtgccatcagagctgctttcaatgaacggtgggttcttccaccataccgttggccgcagggttgtatgctgttgtactgtggagtgttgtccccatcaggcgtgccaggaaACCCAGAGTTCCGACAAGAATGCcgggcccctgtctgtagttatatcgTCCAGCACACCGAAACAACTTATCCAACTTGATAGTAGGGCTTCCGCGCAGGCGCTTGAtgatgcttctaccattggggttTCTTCTGGCCATCTTGTGGAACAGTCTATGACTGTCAGGAAGTACCTGGCGTCCCCTGATTGCTGCAGAGATCCCACGACGtctacgtggatgtgcccaaaacggCATCGTGGTTGCGGGAAGTCTCTGATGCCTGATTTCGTGTGCCttgtgatcttacttgtctggcatggtatgcagttcttcgcccattCTTGCACGTCCTTCCTGATCATGTACCACAcaaatttctctgtcatcaggcgggttgttgttcgtcctgatggatgggacagcctgtggatgatgTTGAACGCCTGCTTCTTCGTGACGCGGGTATCATGGGATgtgggcagcctgtgctggtgtcgcagagaagcgTCAATCCGGATTCACCTattggcacgtcttcccacttcagtgcgGTAAGCTGCCGTTTCTGGGTCTGCGGCCTGTTCCTTCGTCAGGTCTTTGTAGTCTaagcccaggtggactgaatttattttagtCCTTGATAGGGTGTCGGTTACCGGGTTCATCTTGCCGGGGACGTAACTGATGGTGCATCCGAATTCGGAAATAGCAGCCAGGTGCCgttgctgtcttgctgaccatgTGTCTCCCACCTTTGTGAACGCATGTACCaatggcttgtggtctgtcaggatggtgaatgggctgccgtccaagaggtacttgaaatTCCGcacggcttggtagattgccagcagttccctgtcgaatgcactgtagTGGGTCTTCGGCAGCTTTAACTTGCGGCTAAAAAATGCAAGCGGGCAGGGGGAACCgtctactatctgctccagcacTGCTCCGCaagcgacgttgctggcgtcggtggtaagtctcaggggggcggtggggtcttgatatgttaaggtggtggctttggcaagggctgccttcgtctgttcGAACGCCTTTTGCTGCGGgacttcccaagtcagtgcttttggcttccccttcagcactccggttaggggatacatgatgcgggcaGTATCCAGCACGAATCAttggtagtagttgaccatgccgaggaactcctgcagggacttgatcatttttggtgttggaaaatccttcattgcatccaccttggaggccatggggcggacacctgtcggagagacctcatgtcccaggaagtctacccTCTCCACTCCAAAGGTACATTTGTCGAATCTGACAACCAATCCGTTCTCCTGAAGGCGCTTCAGCACAGCCCGGGcgtgacccaggtgctcctctggggacctggagaagatcaggatattgtccatgtagcagacgcagttaggtaggtcccccaagatgctgtccatcaggCGTTGAaatgtggccccggcgttcctgaggccgaaggtggagtaggagaaggtatatgtcccgaacagcgtgatgatggctgtcttcggaacaTCGTTGGGATGTACTGGCACCTGAAAATAGggcttgagcaaatccatttttgtgaatatcttggccctgtgcagggctcctgttaggtcctgcatgtttggcaggggatagtggtccaGTGTGGTCACTAGGTGTCGCCACTGGGCCTCCAGGAACCGTCTGgcttcttcaccatgtggagggggacgCCCATGGACTCAATGCCtttttgcagatacccatcctttccaaCTTGGCGAATGCTCATTTAGCATCCTGGAGTTTCTTGGGCGGCAGATGGCGGAACTTGGTATGTGTCGGCAGGCctgtggtgatggatgccgtgcttggcctgggtacctggcagctgatgcagttctggcttgaagacatctgcGAATTCGTGCAGGAGGGtgctgtatttgttcgatgagaTGGAGCATACGGCAGGCATTCCCGGTCCAGTGGAGAGCGGTCGGGAGCGGCAGGTTCTGGTATCCAGCAGGCATTTTCGGCCGACGTCTACCAGCAGTCCATGTTGTGCAAGGGAATCGGTGCCTATAGTAAGGGAAACTGACATCCGTGATGATGAAGGGCCATTCATTTTTATGGCCCAGGGTGGATATTCTGCGGGTCCAAGTTCCGTAACATCTGCGGCCACTAGTGCGGCTGCGGTGCCGGACGTGCGGTCGCGGTCCTCCCCCGGCGGCGGAAATACCGACGGCATAGCccccgtgtctatcagcatccaTCGTCCCGATATggcgtcgtggatgaagaatcctactggctgggattctctaaggtttgcggccactgctgctatgggtggccgccttcctagttttttgtgaaagaacaggggagTCTGCAATTCTTGGCGTCCTTTCTaaacctccgatggaagtaacaccaggctggatttgtcctcgCCTTCTGCTGCTGTGGTGGCTCCTTCTTCCTGTATACTGCGTTCGTATCCCCCTCTTCAgcttcttctgctaccaggctgcagaTGTTGCGGTGTGCATGGAGGCCTTGGCGGCCTCGTGGAGTCTGTGTGCGAGGCTCACCAATTCGTCCAGCAAGAGTGCGTCTGctccatgatttgtgccctcacctcctgcaGAAGGTGCTGCAGGAATATTTCCCccgacaagctgatctccctcctccgtCCATCTGAGTCAAGGCccagcagcatcaggagacctcgtagttcgtcccaggcgtccctgggtgatgcgtccccgaggggctggttcatcaggtcaagggtgtgttgggctctctctgggacaggCATGGAGTACATGTCAGTGAGTTTCTTTCGTAGGTCTtcgtacttgactttgcccagctgtgagtccaaccatggggtgatcctgttgaagacctcctctggCAGCGTTGTCATGGTGACGTCTGCTTTGGTTTCCTCATCCATGATTTTAGCTAcggaaatggacatctgcccACAGGAAGCAGGATGCGGTATTTTGCCGCGAGAATGGTGGTAGTTTCATTGCCTGGGTTATCGCTGCCTTCGAAGGCAAGGGGGAaatgcagaggatctgtgtctCCTCGgaacgactttctacctcagtgtctgacattttgactCATACCAAAATGCGAAATAAGcgctgtatttagtccgttaatggtgtttggggctcgtcagaagtcaaaactatactccgtgtggttccgttaatgacttctgaatacggtTGACGTGAATCGcaaatggcagggccaaaccatTTGAGAAAGCCAGAACGTACCTGAAGAAGGTACGCCATAATTAGTCTGTTAGTGGCatgggtgttctccgaggaaggagctttcagaggtctaGACTTTGTTGCCATGtggttccgttaaaggctctctgaaggtaaagtggCCGTAGTGAGTCCATTAATGGTGTAGCCAAAACCACGGTGTTTACCATcgctcctcgggtcaccagttgtgaggtcaaagaagacaggaCTGGGTACTGATtaccagttgtgaggtcaaagaagacaggactgggtactgattgatttattactagggcataaggtatacatagcagcgtgcagATGGAAGCATGGTGCCCGACCCCAGGTCTCCgtgacccgcacgctgagtgagagaaatttttgtttgttaacagtcaatcaaataacaataaccagagacataatgtacatacagtgataaaatatacattgtattggcaaaaaggccaggaaattctacatacaaatatatacatgagattcttgctgcgctGATAGATGcaatacatgatcgtaattaatgggtaaagaagacgtctttacaatatgtatatatataatgcatagaTATTTGAcgatatgataatttttatttggaCAGACTCCAAAGTAGTGAGTTCCTCTTCGTCTTGTGTAGATGCAGTTTTCTTAAAACTATGATCAAAATGGGTCTTGCAATATACTGTAAAGCTTTCAACGATCACTTTAAATACCCAGACAACCTCTACACAGCTGTTTATTGCCGAGTTGATAGTTTAACATTTTGTTGTGTATCTCAACTTTCCCTCACCCTCTTTGTTTTGTGCTATTTACTAATCTGCTCAGTTGGGATAGTTcatgtttgtgtctgtatatacttacatatttttcatttttacatattttttttgtaaattccaaGATATTTATTATGTCAGTTTCAGCCTGGATACTACAATTTGACATTGCGGAATGCCGTTGGCTTCACTAAACTGTGATTATGAGCTGATGCTTCTTCCTGGATGTCCCTTTGTTAGattattatataccatatatatatatatatatatatatatatatatatatatatatatatatatatatatatatatatatatgcatatataaaaggacATTAACCaatgaaatagaagaagaaataaccgtactatatatattatgaaaaatacaaagaatatttaAACGGATGCTTAATATGACATTACAGAAACCCCAGAAATAATTGGCTTGGCTATACTGTCTACGGTATTTAATAATAGGGAACAATATAAAAGATGAGATATTGAAAAGTTattgaataatgaagaaaaagattttttaagaCTCTTCCTACCATACTCTTGAGCATATAGAGAAGACAGAAACCGAGAAGAGTAATCAAGTCATGGctaagttctttctttttttacaaccCAGCAAAGACAAAATCAAGGACAACTAGTGGGAGAACTTAGCTGTTGCAGGAGTACGAAGGTGGCTCACGCATATGTTCAAGTAAGTTGCAGTAAAATAGAAGATACCTTAGACcagtaagaaaataacaaaacaccgCGGAATTTGCAAATTAAAGAGTATGTGGAGGAGTTAAACTTAAATTTAAGCAGTGTTTAATCGactgatgaaaaaaattacagaatgggacaaaaaaaaagaccacccaaaggagaaataaatagataacattaAAAATCTATAGGAAATTTAAGTAAAACACGAATCCTTGTATAGAAATATCGAAAATCTATGCAAGAGATAAATggcaggaaaaaatgaaagggcaaagaaaataaatgtttgttatgAAGAAGTAATAGAGAACCTAGAGGATTTCTTTAATGCTCAGCATATAGTAGTATATGGCGAGACAGATTCTTGTTGcagtcaaaaaaacaaaaacaatcagaaaaacaaa of Macrobrachium rosenbergii isolate ZJJX-2024 chromosome 11, ASM4041242v1, whole genome shotgun sequence contains these proteins:
- the LOC136843493 gene encoding uncharacterized protein, which translates into the protein MARCTDENWKVQLPRVLLGLCTAPWANGEESPAEKVSGEGLAIPGEFFPMEPDDPDTPLPRPREIAKKFAPCWKTFTDRTYNFSPEGLKICTCVFMRNDVHRPPLTRPYRVVSRTSKAYRINIHGWEDWIPIDRPKPAFLMDSRTWEETGKRPRIPPQNKTSDEEIGIPKRG